The Podospora pseudocomata strain CBS 415.72m chromosome 3, whole genome shotgun sequence genome window below encodes:
- a CDS encoding hypothetical protein (EggNog:ENOG502SICY; COG:S) — protein MDEGRPNNRYATHSHYWGDLKVLALTTDTFDSFRQQAPPEALSKTYRDAIEITHYFGIEYLWVDSLCIFQDSTSDWTRESALMTEVFERSPRWRCQTMSSDGRNLLNICRVEKFGQHRRHIRNKLAGRAWVVQERYLSSRTLHFTNDGVYWEYDQGPASEVSQAKPKFRQGSTHRYLRASETYRQYYK, from the coding sequence ATGGACGAGGGCCGCCCAAATAATAGATATGCAACGCATAGTCATTACTGGGGCGACCTGAAAGTCCTCGCCCTGACTACCGATACATTCGACAGCTTCCGCCAGCAGGCTCCGCCGGAAGCCTTGTCAAAGACATATCGTGATGCCATAGAAATCACCCATTACTTTGGGATTGAATATCTTTGGGTCGATTCATTGTGTATTTTCCAAGATAGCACATCTGACTGGACCCGAGAGTCGGCGCTCATGACAGAGGTTTTCGAGCGCTCCCCACGCTGGCGCTGTCAAACAATGTCAAGCGATGGGCGCAATCTTCTAAACATTTGTCGAGTTGAGAAATTCGGACAACACAGACGGCACATTAGAAACAAGCTTGCTGGAAGAGCATGGGTTGTCCAAGAAAGATACCTATCTAGTCGTACTCTGCATTTTACGAATGACGGAGTGTACTGGGAATACGATCAGGGCCCAGCGTCAGAGGTTTCTCAGGCAAAGCCTAAGTTTCGACAAGGATCGACTCATCGCTATCTCCGGGCTAGCGAAACATATCGTCAGTACTACAAATGA